Within Bacteroidota bacterium, the genomic segment AATATCCAGTTGATGTATGTGGAGGAGAAATCGTGAGTCTGCGTGAGAGCAAGTCCGCTCGGATTCCAGAAGACGGCCTCGGCTCCGGTGGCCAAAGCGCTGTAGGCATCACCCAGCGCCGTTGCGCGGGCGGAAGGCATGACTTTCAGGAACTGCATTGATGTAGTACCCACTTTCTGGGCATAACCGGCAACAGAAAGCACGCAGACCATAGACATCAACCAGACACATTTCGTAAGACATTTCATGACTCTCATTTCCTCAATGAACAATCACAAACTTACCATTCGTCCTCGCGCCGGACTCATCTTCCACAACAAAATAGTACACTCCCGACGCAATCAACTGGTTGTTGCGGGAAATCTGGAAGTACGCTTCTCCGAAACTTCCGTCGTGCTCGATCGTTTGCACAAGCTGTCCGCTATATGAGTAGATGCGAATCGTGCAGCGGGCCGTCAACCCGCGGAATTTTATCCTGTCCGCTACGTCGCCGCGGGCATCGAAACCGCCTTCGGGATTGGTGACGAACAAGGGATTCGGGACGACATACACTTTGGAGAGCTTCGCAACCGGCGGGGCCTGCGTAAGATGCGCACGCATATTCGTCATCCCGCTCCTTCCACCCGACGAATCCACGGAAACAACAGCATAGTAGTAGTAGGATCCTTCAACACTGTTCGTGTCGAGCATAGTATAGATGGAATCTTCAAAGAAGCGCTGGTCGCTCCGGTGGATCGTATCCATCACGGCCCAGGGGCCCAACGGGCTTGTCGCTCTCATTGCAAGATAGTACATGAAGGACGCCCGCAACCGGCCGTTGGCATGTGCGTTGGTGAAATCCTCGACGTACGGATACCAAACAAGTTTGTTGTATGCCGAGCGAGTATCTTCGACGCGCAATGCAGGAGCAGGCACCGGAATGGGAACGGTGTTGTAGTAGCCACGGCCTTTTCGTTGACGCAACATCGTCTGCGTGGAATCGGCCGGCTCATACTGCAGAGAATCATACTTCGCAAGCGGCAGGCCCGTGTACATTTCAATTGCCCGATCGGCAACATCTCGAATGGAAACCACTCCCGGCGTCACGTACCACGGCAGGGGATTGTTCTGAAGATATGTGCTTCCGATGTACGGTTTCGGGCCGAGAAACGGATATTGAAGCGTGTCGTACCAGCTTGGAATCGGGCAGAAATATGTTCCCGCATCAACGCCCGCCCTGATGTTTCCTCCCAAATCCGAATAGATGCGATCACCGGCAACACCGGGACCGTATCCCACAACATCGGCAACAGCAAATCGAATCGTCTCGCCCGGAGGAAGGGTGAACGGGAAGAACCCGTACATATGAACCACCGGTTGGTACCACGACAAGTTCGTCGAGCCTCTTGTCCGTCCTTTCCAGTACGTCCAGTTCGCGGGATCAAACGGAATCAACTGATTGCGGAAACGCAGCGAGTCGCTCGTTCCCTGGAACACACCCGTTCGTCGTTGTTGCAAGGGATCCAGCGTAGGTTGGTTTTTCGTTGCCGGAAGATTGCCATTCTCGTAACGCAGCATAAACGGCTGCTTGATTTTGTTGTTGATATCGAATGCACCGGAGCTGTCGCCGTTTGTCAGCCAGATTTGTTGTGTTTCATTCTTGCGCGCAACACGCTCGTAATCATAGTACAGCATCATCATTCCGGCTGCTTGCGGTGAATTCAATCCGCCTCTGTCGCCCGGTTGCGACCATTGATTGAAGAATGCAGTATCGGGCCTGCCTTCCCGGTCATGATTGTAGGTCATCCATCTCTTTAAATCGAAGCGTCCGAATTGATTCCCTTCACCGTTCTGGCCGCGGTAGTCGCCTTCGCCCCACCGGTTGTACGTCCGCTGGTAGCCGAACATCGAGGGGCCAAGAGCATACGTCCACACCGCCGATAAATCCTTGATCGTATCTGCCGTGGTGTTCTCCAATTCATATTCATAAATGATAAAACTGTCGTACCCCGGAAAACTCCAGGTACGACTCGTTCGCGTCACGACAATGCCAAGCTGTTGCGTCCCCCATTTTGCAACAATTCGTTCTTCCGCTTCATCGGGATTGTACGCAAGGTTGATGCGACCATTTTCAAGAATAGGGTAGTTTTCGATTCTCTCAATAGAAATCGGGCTTACACCGAGCAGTGTTGTTGCATTTCCGTTGGCATCGGAAACAGCGCCGCAATACACATACTGACGACCCGAAGGACGAGTTCCGGCAAGCCACAGCCCGCCGCCGAACGCATTGTGCTGTCCCCGGTAGTTGACGCGATTAAGAATCATGGACGAATTCGGCGGCCACTCCATCGAAGAGAATCCGGGA encodes:
- a CDS encoding T9SS C-terminal target domain-containing protein, encoding MHRFIFFILIFCVVSTAFPQRDYRTHRRGMLHHTVYNTGELGRVYDNGVGSILPGFSSMEWPPNSSMILNRVNYRGQHNAFGGGLWLAGTRPSGRQYVYCGAVSDANGNATTLLGVSPISIERIENYPILENGRINLAYNPDEAEERIVAKWGTQQLGIVVTRTSRTWSFPGYDSFIIYEYELENTTADTIKDLSAVWTYALGPSMFGYQRTYNRWGEGDYRGQNGEGNQFGRFDLKRWMTYNHDREGRPDTAFFNQWSQPGDRGGLNSPQAAGMMMLYYDYERVARKNETQQIWLTNGDSSGAFDINNKIKQPFMLRYENGNLPATKNQPTLDPLQQRRTGVFQGTSDSLRFRNQLIPFDPANWTYWKGRTRGSTNLSWYQPVVHMYGFFPFTLPPGETIRFAVADVVGYGPGVAGDRIYSDLGGNIRAGVDAGTYFCPIPSWYDTLQYPFLGPKPYIGSTYLQNNPLPWYVTPGVVSIRDVADRAIEMYTGLPLAKYDSLQYEPADSTQTMLRQRKGRGYYNTVPIPVPAPALRVEDTRSAYNKLVWYPYVEDFTNAHANGRLRASFMYYLAMRATSPLGPWAVMDTIHRSDQRFFEDSIYTMLDTNSVEGSYYYYAVVSVDSSGGRSGMTNMRAHLTQAPPVAKLSKVYVVPNPLFVTNPEGGFDARGDVADRIKFRGLTARCTIRIYSYSGQLVQTIEHDGSFGEAYFQISRNNQLIASGVYYFVVEDESGARTNGKFVIVH